CCGCGGAAACCCGTGGAGCGTCGTCGCGATGGTGCAATCGGGCGGCCAATGGGCAACCGGCCTACCAGGAGCGATAGGCGATTCACCTCGAAAGGCCGCGTGGCGGAGGATGTTTAGCGAGAGGAGATCATGGGAGACGCGGGGGACGCGTCGAAAAGGAAGGTACACCTCGTCGCCGGATTTGCAATGGCTTTTTCGCGGAGAGCTTCCCGGCAGACGGCGGCCTGGAGACTGGCGCCGAGCGCGTGACGCGGGAGAATCCAACCATGACAACCCCTGCCGTCGTGGAAATCGACCACCGCGACCCCGCGCTGCGATCCGCCTTCTGTGACTATGTGCCTCGGGTCTTCCGTACCGTGGACTTCCGGCGTTGGTGCGAGTGGGGTGAATGGAACGATGACTATCGAGCCTTCTCGGTGCTCGACGAGGGGCGCGTGGTGGCCAATGCCTCGGTGATGCGCATGCGGCTGCGGGTCGAGGGCCGCGAGGTCATCGGCTACCAGCTCGGCGCGGTCGGCTGCGTGCCCTCTCACCGGGGCAGGGGGCTGTCGCGGGTGGTGATGCGGGCGGCGCTCGAGTCTTGCGGCGAAGCGCCGGTGCTGTTGTTCGCCAACAAGAACGTGCTCGGCTTCTATCCGCGCTTCGGGTTCACGCCTCGGGCGCAGGCGTTGTTCGGCGCGGCGTTCCACGCGGTGCCTGGAGGTGAGCCCGCGCCGGTGCTCGAGTTGGCGGAGGCCCACGTGCGCTCGGGACTGGTCTCTTTGTCCGAAGAGGGGCTCGTGGTGACCGAGCACTTTGGCTCACGCGGCCATGCGAGGATCGCGAGCTGGTATGCGGCGAATGCCTTTTCCCGGCCGCTGCGCCAACTGCACGCGGATGCCTGGGTGTTCGCCGGTGTCGAGGATGGCACGCTCTACATCGACGACATCTTCGCGCGTGAGCCCTTCGACCTGCGGCCCTACATCCCGCGATTGATTGACCAGCCCATCACGGCGGTCCATTTCGGCTTCACGCCCGAGCGCTGGTGGCCTCGGGCGGATGTCGTCGGAGAGGACATGGAGGCCGACCTCTTCGTGCGCGGCCTGGAACTGCCGCCCGGGCCTCATCGGTTTCCGGTGATGGCACGAACCTGACGCCTTGGCTCCGACGAGCCGCGGCATTGGGCTGCTCTTGGTCTAACGCGGATTGTTGGCCGGGACGAAGGGGCGGAGGCGATGCCCATCCGGATCCTCGACCACGAAAGTGAAGCCGAAGTCCATGTCCGTGGGCTCCTGCACCACCTTGAGGCCGAGCCTGGTCCACTCGGCATAGGTCGCGCGGACGGCATCCTTGCTCTCTTCGCTGAACGAGATTTCGACGCCGCCAGCGGGCTTCGGTGTCGGCTCCATCTCGTTGGCGAGCCAGAGGCCGATCTTCAGGCCAGTCGGAAGTACATAGCTGAGTTCGCACCACGCGGCGAGCACCAGCACCTTGTCGAAGAAGCCGATCACCAATGGCCAGAACCAGCGCCTCGAGCTCGTCGGCCGAGAACATCAGGGGCGGTAGGGTGAAGCCGGGGCGCAGCACGTACCCGAGGCCCGGTTCACCCTGGATGTCGGCGCCCTGCGCCTGCAACGTCGCGATATCGCGATAGAGGGTGCGGATGGAAATACCGAGTTCCTCGGCCAGCGCCGGGCCGGTGATCGGCGCGCGGTGGCGGCGCAGCAACTGGATGAGATCGAGCAGGCGAGAGGCACGGGACATGGGGGGAAGGTACCAGGCCGATTGCGCGGGCTTGGGCGGCGCCGAGTGGCTCCTGGACTCAGCTCTTCTTCAGAAAACGAAAGCCGAGCGCCGAGAGCAGCAGGAGGACCGCCATGGGCACGTCCCCATCCTGGCCCGCGGCGCAGCCACAGCCCGAACTCGGAGGAGACGATGGCTGCTGGTCGGTCACGAGCACGGTGACGGTGTCCTCGCTGCTTTTTCCGCGGCCGTCCGTCACCTGGAGCCGGAAGGTGAGTGCCGTCTCCTCGTCCACGTCGGGCGTGTTGAACATGGCCCTCGGGCCCGCCAGGATGAGGTTCACCGTGGGACCGTCCACCTGGGTCCAGGTGTAGCTCAGGTCGGTGCCCTTCGAGTCCGAGCCGTTGAGCGTCACCCCACTGCCTTCACGCACGCGCTGGTCCGCACCCGCCCGGGCCTCTATCGACGCGTCCAGGACGGGCACGATCACCTTCACCGGTGTGCTCTCCAGCTTTCCATCGCTCACGATGAGCTGGAAGCTCAGCTCCGTCCTCTTGTCCACGTTGGGCGCGGTGAAGGAGGGCGAGGCCGTGTCTTTGTCGCTCAGAGAGACGATGGTGCCGCCCGTCTGCTTCCACTTGTAGACGAACGCGGTCTCCCCATCCTCATCCGTGGCGCTCCCCTCGAGCGTCACGCGAGTCCCCTCGTCCACCGCCTCCACCGGCTTCACCGAGGCCACCGGCGCATGCTCGCGGTTGTTCACCTTCACGGTGACGGTGAATGGGGCGCTCGACTCCTCGCTGTCGTTGGCGACGACCTGGAAGGTGAGCACGAGCGTCTCCTTCACCTCGGGTGCGACGAAGGTGGCCTTCGTCGTGGTGGCACCGTCCAGGGAGACGGCGGGCGTACCCACCTGCGTCCATTGGTAGCTGAGGGGGTCCCCGTCAGCGTCCGTGCCCGAGGCCTCCAGGGTCACCGATTCCAGCTCGAAGACGCTCAGTTCCGGTTTGGCTGTCACCGTGGGCGCGTGGTTGCCTTCGGGGAGGTCGCGCACCCGCACGGTCACCGAGTCTGGCGGGCTCGTGTTCACCTCATCGCGCACCCGCAGCTCGAATCGGAGATCCGTGTCCGCCGTCACCTTGGGCGAGGCGAAGGTGGGGTTGGGCACGCTCGCGTCACTGAGCGTCACGAGCGGGCCTCCGACCTGCTTCCACTCGTAGGTGAGCTTGCGGCCCTCGGGGTCCGTTCCGCTGCCAGCGAGTGTCACCAGGCGCCGCTCGTTGACGATCTGATCCGGGCCCGCGTTCGCCACCGGCACCCGGTTGAGGCACACGCCCCGGTGCGCCCCCATCGAGCTGAAGGGCGTGTTCACCAGCCCCTCGAACTGGAGGTCATCCAGGTCCCAGCCCGTGGCGCCCGTGTCGAGGTCCGTGCCGATGCGGAAGCGGATGAGCACCGTCTTCCCGGCATGGTTGGTACCGAGGTCGGCGGTGGCCGGAGCGAACGCGGGGTAGCCGGGACTCTGGCCTCCATATGCTGGCAGGCCCCCGATCGGGTTCTGCCCCGACTTCTCGAGGGTCGCGTTGTAGGTGGGGTCTACCCAGGTGCCAATATCCACCCAGGTCCGCCCTGCATCCTCGCTCAGCTCGATGACGGCGCCGTCGTAGAAGGAGTTCGAGCCGGGCGCCGCCTCGAAGACGTAGCGGTGCTGGAAGGTGAACCGGAA
Above is a window of Cystobacter fuscus DNA encoding:
- a CDS encoding GNAT family N-acetyltransferase codes for the protein MTTPAVVEIDHRDPALRSAFCDYVPRVFRTVDFRRWCEWGEWNDDYRAFSVLDEGRVVANASVMRMRLRVEGREVIGYQLGAVGCVPSHRGRGLSRVVMRAALESCGEAPVLLFANKNVLGFYPRFGFTPRAQALFGAAFHAVPGGEPAPVLELAEAHVRSGLVSLSEEGLVVTEHFGSRGHARIASWYAANAFSRPLRQLHADAWVFAGVEDGTLYIDDIFAREPFDLRPYIPRLIDQPITAVHFGFTPERWWPRADVVGEDMEADLFVRGLELPPGPHRFPVMART
- a CDS encoding VOC family protein — protein: MIGFFDKVLVLAAWCELSYVLPTGLKIGLWLANEMEPTPKPAGGVEISFSEESKDAVRATYAEWTRLGLKVVQEPTDMDFGFTFVVEDPDGHRLRPFVPANNPR
- a CDS encoding PKD domain-containing protein is translated as MKPCVAAVVGLLLLAPVEAFSFATGKDVTFVSVELLDSTGTADSCDDDGVLDTGETARVHVTLRNNGTEKLTQTSMTLSSVDPDVSFPKGQEVTFPASEPGKLTSAELTMKLVGSAKPRDVSLRIDYRDKEQQVPGDKTHTAVYRVNTDYLPGTSTLETVEAPDHPWTITASPTSLSQWTRQLDSTGTNWFFRGPNNKVAGDLALVSPPLQVSETKAFRFTFQHRYVFEAAPGSNSFYDGAVIELSEDAGRTWVDIGTWVDPTYNATLEKSGQNPIGGLPAYGGQSPGYPAFAPATADLGTNHAGKTVLIRFRIGTDLDTGATGWDLDDLQFEGLVNTPFSSMGAHRGVCLNRVPVANAGPDQIVNERRLVTLAGSGTDPEGRKLTYEWKQVGGPLVTLSDASVPNPTFASPKVTADTDLRFELRVRDEVNTSPPDSVTVRVRDLPEGNHAPTVTAKPELSVFELESVTLEASGTDADGDPLSYQWTQVGTPAVSLDGATTTKATFVAPEVKETLVLTFQVVANDSEESSAPFTVTVKVNNREHAPVASVKPVEAVDEGTRVTLEGSATDEDGETAFVYKWKQTGGTIVSLSDKDTASPSFTAPNVDKRTELSFQLIVSDGKLESTPVKVIVPVLDASIEARAGADQRVREGSGVTLNGSDSKGTDLSYTWTQVDGPTVNLILAGPRAMFNTPDVDEETALTFRLQVTDGRGKSSEDTVTVLVTDQQPSSPPSSGCGCAAGQDGDVPMAVLLLLSALGFRFLKKS